In the Oncorhynchus gorbuscha isolate QuinsamMale2020 ecotype Even-year linkage group LG05, OgorEven_v1.0, whole genome shotgun sequence genome, one interval contains:
- the LOC124036462 gene encoding uncharacterized protein LOC124036462 yields MGSESGLWFSVRRGKGKIRKMTCNNSFWAHVFMTAYLLWVTGRVAQKVYFDCGAKVDVVDVQGLILSPGFPYNYSSGTHCVWQFFVPVGHQLILEIFDFDVFESHDPSAQYTAISNLKVEDAEADDGATFPSGGPVTDENMSMLAKDVPVTQAQGGRSKAPQSSFQHDKVKQVVVQEQSTKMEIAKVSNSAKRSTSDIASPHPPSHLLPRDQAAVNSITSPLLRGDPDLNPTPNPRAAAPDLAVVVDKATTPTSPPPTDNESVSSETQVVDACPHDVLYISDLLTFSSRFCGSNRPSSSQLVFGSSQEMVEVIMELITTTHWGRGFALLFHYHNRTEPDGDDPRHAYAPAGASKMGSLLAAMSGAAFFAMVLTSALCIIFRPKLCPKRANSCSSNNSEVQEGVQNSGADVRELQLVAPNQPSLEVPRTAGNDNNHSLSLTHTGSPVSVGGDMSEHAEVDLSSNGLTELDLGTDEVFIISSAPSTSSRLLFSAHTQRERFLRHSDTGPGPVSDWPSPDPAASPTETYAAQDGSASCARPRPRAWSVRTFQDFLPPLPQLHKKWCSWNSTSPFTKLVDSAPSGFVSECRRDDSRKVFSDPQLEAQDDSNASDSSMSNVSYPLTLPAQRQRRLNSTSNMRRSRFTGPCFGLLSGSSPSDSTKAPGGSLLQASPSQPSNSTSGQGQLEEVQGGKRRDFPAESDHVSVPVFAICEEEDRQPLILAEHLGHSSMLNGLSRGVYEAKGPAGGNFNPGPQSAANGPLLQRGRSEWRPWGSQASGGASPYPLPQPSGSHTATNTNESAFMHSTANQIQMPSLSQLTVPCSVTGNVTSDSPASSPCDRRADRQSMHSWVGPAKQ; encoded by the exons ATGGGAAGCGAGAGCGGGTTATGGTTCAGTGTGCGTCGGGGAAAAGGAAAAATAAGGAAAATGACCTGCAACAACTCGTTCTGGGCACATGTGTTCATGACAGCGTATTTACTATGGGTCACGGGACGTGTTGCTCAGAAA GTCTACTTTGATTGTGGAGCGAAGGTGGATGTTGTGGATGTCCAAGGCCTCATCCTGTCTCCTGGGTTTCCCTATAACTATTCCTCAGGGACCCACTGTGTCTGGCAGTTCTTTGTGCCCGTCGGCCACCAGCTCATACTGGAGATATTTGACTTTGACGTGTTCGAGAGCCACGACCCCTCTGCCCAGTACACTGCCATCTCTAACTTGAAAGTGGAAGATGCTGAGGCTGACGATGGGGCAACGTTCCCGTCTGGCGGTCCGGTCACAGATGAAAACATGTCAATGCTGGCTAAAGACGTCCCCGTAACTCAGGCTCAGGGGGGCAGATCGAAAGCCCCCCAGTCCTCCTTCCAACATGACAAGGTCAAGCAGGTGGTGGTGCAAGAGCAGTCCACCAAGATGGAGATCGCCAAAGTCTCCAACTCTGCTAAAAGGTCCACCTCTGATATTGCATCCCCACATCCCCCCTCACACCTCCTACCCAGGGACCAGGCAGCGGTGAACTcaatcacctctcctctcctcagaggCGACCCTGACCtgaaccctacccctaaccccagAGCAGCAGCCCCAGACCTGGCTGTGGTTGTAGACAAGGCCACCACTCcgacctctccaccccccacggACAATGAGTCAGTGAGCTCTGAGACCCAGGTGGTGGACGCTTGCCCCCACGACGTCCTCTACATCTCAGACCTCCTCACTTTCTCCTCGCGCTTCTGCGGCTCCAACCGGCCCTCCAGTAGCCAGCTGGTGTTTGGCTCCAGCCAGGAGATGGTAGAGGTCATCATGGAGTTGATCACCACCACCCACTGGGGCCGCGGCTTCGCCCTGCTCTTTCACTACCACAACCGGACAGAACCGGATGGAGATGACCCCCGGCATGCCTACGCCCCTGCCGGGGCCAGCAAGATGGGCTCTCTGCTGGCTGCCATGAGCGGAGCAGCCTTCTTTGCCATGGTGCTCACCAGCGCTCTGTGTATTATTTTCAG ACCTAAACTATGTCCGAAAAGAGCCAACTCTTGCTCATCCAACAACTCTGAG GTGCAGGAGGGAGTGCAGAACTCTGGAGCTGACGTCCGTGAGCTGCAGCTGGTGGCTCCTAATCAGCCCAGCTTGGAGGTCCCTAGGACAGCGGGGAACGACAACAACCACTCCctcagcctcacacacacag GTTCCCCGGTCAGTGTTGGTGGTGATATGTCTGAGCATGCTGAAGTGGACCTCTCATCCAATGGTCTCACGGAACTGGACTTGGGGACAGATGAGGTGTTTATCATTTCATCTGCGCCCAGTACGAGCAGCAGACTGCTGTTCTCGGCCCATACG CAGCGGGAGAGGTTTCTGAGGCACAGTGACACCGGCCCAGGCCCTGTCAGTGACTGGCCCTCTCCAGACCCGGCTGCCTCGCCCACAGAGACCTATGCTGCCCAGGAtggcagtgccagctgtgcccgACCCCGGCCGCGGGCCTGGAGTGTCCGCACCTTCCAGGACTTCCTCCCTCCACTGCCCCAGTTACACAAGAAGTGGTGCAGTTGGAACTCCACCAGTCCCTTCACTAAGCTGGTGGACAGC GCCCCGTCAGGCTTTGTGTCAGAATGCCGTAGGGATGACAGCAGGAAAGTGTTCTCCGACCCCCAGTTGGAGGCCCAGGATGACAGTAACGCCTCCGACTCCTCCATGAGTAACGTCTCGTATCCCCTCACCCTGCCCGCCCAGAGGCAGCGCCGCCTAAACTCCACTAGCAACATGCGGCGCTCCCGCTTCACCGGGCCCTGCTTCGGCCTGCTCTCTGGGTCCAGTCCCTCAGACAGCACCAAGGCTCCCGGGGGCTCCCTCCTCCAGGCCTCCCCGTCCCAACCCAGTAACAGTACCTCTGGGCAGGGGCAGCTGGAAGAGGTGCAGGGTGGGAAGCGCCGTGATTTCCCAGCAGAGAGCGACCACGTCAGTGTCCCGGTGTTTGCCATCTGTGAAGAGGAGGACCGGCAGCCCTTGATCCTGGCTGAGCACTTGGGGCATTCCTCCATGCTGAATGGACTGAGTCGGGGGGTGTACGAGGCAAAGGGGCCCGCCGGCGGAAACTTCAACCCTGGCCCCCAGAGCGCAGCCAATGGCCCCCTCCTCCAGAGGGGAAGGTCAGAGTGGAGGCCATGGGGGAGTCAGGCCTCAGGAGGGGCcagtccttaccctctccctcaaCCCTCTGGCTCACACACAGCCACCAATACTAACGAGTCCGCCTTCATGCACAGCACAGCCAATCAGATCCAGATGCCTTCCCTCAGCCAATTAACAGTGCCATGCAGTGTGACAGGCAATGTGACCAGTGACAGCCCAGCATCCAGTCCATGTGACAGGAGAGCGGACAGACAAAGTATGCACTCTTGGGTTGGCCCAGCAAAGCAATAA